One genomic region from Gadus morhua chromosome 9, gadMor3.0, whole genome shotgun sequence encodes:
- the c9h15orf61 gene encoding uncharacterized protein C15orf61 homolog, which produces MQSNMKEVFRRVHNVFLKVVLFPSTFGRTGPRPTASEVLDCHLTQRCLPPWTSFCVPYSAVENDQFGLSNFNWSVSGTNYQILRTGCFPFIKYHCSKAPHQNLDIEDTFFTILKVINLGVPCVAYGVGCWLVVGASETVQTSVGKVTVYFAYKEDGAQY; this is translated from the exons ATGCAATCGAACATGAAGGAAGTATTTAGAAGGGTGCATAACGTCTTTCTTAAGGTAGTGCTCTTTCCAAGCACTTTCGGCAGAACGGGACCCCGTCCCACCGCCTCAGAGGTGCTGGACTGCCACCTCACGCAGCGGTGTCTGCCCCCCTGGACCTCCTTCTGTGTCCCCTACAGCGCCGTAGAAAACGACCAGTTCGGACTGTCCAACTTCAACTGGAGTGTCTCTGGAACTAACTATCAAATACTCAGAACAGGCTGCTTCCCTTTTATCAAATATCATTGCTCAAAGGCACCCCACCAGAACCTGGATATAGAAGACACGTTCTTTACCATCCTGAAAGTCATCAATCTAG GTGTCCCCTGTGTAGCCTATGGCGTGGGCtgctggctggtggtgggggcttCTGAAACAGTGCAGACGAGTGTTGGGAAGGTAACGGTCTATTTTGCATACAAAGAAGATGGAGCTCAGTACTGA
- the skor1b gene encoding SKI family transcriptional corepressor 1 homolog-B isoform X1, whose translation MESIPAGRDSSSSPSSKQELSYPSSNHLKPNQVSETVLYGIPIVSLVIDGQERLCLAQISNTLLKNYSYNEIHNRRVALGITCVQCTPVQLEILRRAGAMPISSRRCGMITKREAERLCKSFLGAHSPPKLPENFAFDVSHECAWGSRGSFIPARYNSSRAKCIKCSYCNMYFSPNKFIFHSHRTPESKYTQPDAANFNSWRRHLKLTDKNSADEVAHAWEDVKAMFNGGSRKRTLPMSGPEPGSSLKSHGPRLSSSSPEIPPKILRSDDTRGGMNITTARSYPVIPVPSKGFGMLQKIPPPIFPHPYGFPAFGLCQKKEDSLLGEQAKHNLSGVLWPGTKESAYHPFPMFWPTAGSLPLPPYHQSPHKPPSELVCPPRPSDMDLSEHSDRSTNTSKDSLIDSERCSSTQSARNDEDKSGDEARTMDGMTLVPRKINYVSAFRPVIKDPESIAKLYGTRGGYNSSRKGYLSPDFLSESSSYRSASPCVDSDGEPDVDVETNNKSPEDEDSRGASSLCLRALPGQSLAHGLAHGLAHGLLTSDAEPKAAPRGDTQRMSGHVAQSSEKDVQSKPLPENHVATSYAEVYTPEREEVGLQGNSPYHFRPASYQRGLLTSNDEGSSKEEPSSTVEEVESKSFSEPTSEESDEGKEATARAPSAQKDQETQAKEELQKQLMEQVELRKKLEREFQHLKDNFQDQMKRELSYREEMVQQLHIVREAHDALHHFSCKMLTPRHCAGTCSFKSPLLPP comes from the exons ATGGAGTCAATACCTGCGGGAAGAGACTCCAGCTCCTCGCCCTCATCCAAACAGGAGCTGTCCTACCCTAGCTCCAACCACCTCAAGCCCAACCAGGTCAGCGAGACGGTGCTGTACGGAATACCCATCGTGTCGCTGGTGATCGACGGCCAGGAGAGACTGTGTCTGGCGCAGATCTCCAACACGCTGTTGAAAAACTACAGCTACAACGAGATCCACAACCGCCGCGTGGCCCTGGGCATCACCTGCGTGCAGTGCACCCCGGTCCAGCTGGAGATCCTGCGGCGCGCTGGGGCCATGCCCATCTCCTCCCGGCGCTGCGGGATGATCACCAAGCGCGAGGCCGAGAGACTCTGCAAGTCCTTTTTAGGGGCTCACTCGCCCCCCAAACTACCCGAGAATTTTGCGTTCGACGTGTCCCACGAGTGCGCGTGGGGCAGCCGGGGAAGCTTCATCCCGGCGAGGTACAACAGCTCCAGAGCCAAGTGCATCAAGTGTTCGTATTGCAATATGTATTTCTCCCCAAACAAATTCATTTTCCATTCGCACCGCACGCCCGAGTCAAAGTACACGCAACCCGACGCGGCCAACTTCAACTCCTGGAGGCGACACCTCAAATTAACCGACAAGAATTCCGCAGACGAGGTTGCCCATGCGTGGGAAGACGTTAAGGCCATGTTTAACGGGGGCAGCCGCAAAAGAACCCTGCCCATGTCTGGCCCAGAACCCGGTTCGTCGCTAAAATCCCACGGACCGCGTCTTTCTTCGAGCTCACCCGAGATCCCTCCAAAGATCCTACGCTCCGATGACACCCGGGGCGGCATGAACATAACCACCGCGCGCAGCTACCCCGTGATCCCGGTGCCCAGTAAGGGCTTCGGGATGCTTCAGAAGATCCCGCCACCCATCTTCCCACACCCGTATGGATTCCCAGCCTTCGGCCTGTGTCAAAAGAAAGAGGACAGCCTACTGGGAGAGCAGGCCAAGCACAACCTATCAGGCGTCCTTTGGCCCGGCACCAAGGAGAGCGCCTACCATCCCTTCCCCATGTTCTGGCCCACCGCGGGGAGCCTCCCCTTGCCGCCTTACCACCAGTCACCACACAAACCGCCCTCAGAACTTGTGTGCCCCCCTAGACCCAGTGACATGGACTTATCCGAGCACAGTGACCGAAGCACCAACACGTCGAAGGACAGCCTGATCGACAGCGAGCGGTGCTCCAGCACGCAGTCCGCGCGTAACGACGAGGACAAGTCCGGAGACGAGGCGCGCACCATGGACGGGATGACCCTGGTGCCGAGGAAGATCAACTATGTCTCTGCGTTCAGACCCGTCATCAAAGACCCTGAAAGCATTGCGAAACTCTACGGAACGAGGGGAGGCTATAACAGTTCGCGTAAGGGATACCTGTCGCCAGATTTTCTTAGCGAGAGCTCCAGCTACCGGTCCGCGTCTCCCTGCGTCGACAGCGACGGCGAGCCAGACGTGGACGTCGAGACGAATAATAAGTCACCGGAGGACGAAGACTCGCGGGGGGCGTCCTCCCTGTGTCTGCGCGCCCTGCCCGGCCAGAGCCTGGCGCACGGCCTGGCGCACGGCCTGGCGCACGGCCTCCTGACGAGCGACGCGGAGCCCAAAGCGGCCCCCCGCGGGGACACCCAGAGGATGAGTGGACACGTAGCGCAGTCGTCGGAGAAAGATGTCCAGAGCAAACCGTTACCAGAGAACCACGTAGCCACATCTTACGCCGAG GTTTATACtccggagagggaggaggtaggCCTACAAGGAAACAGCCCGTATCACTTCAGACCTGCCAGCTATCAGAGAGGACTTCTCACATCAAACG ACGAAGGCTCCAGTAAAGAAGAGCCATCTTCCACCGTGGAGGAGGTGGAATCCAAGTCCTTCAGTGAACCAACCAGCGAGGAATCAGACGAGG GGAAAGAGGCCACCGCCAGGGCTCCCTCCGCACAGAAGGACCAGGAAACACAGGCAAAAG AAGAACTTCAGAAACAACTTATGGAGCAAGTTGAGCTGAGGAAGAAGCTTGAGCGGGAGTTTCAACATCTTAAAG ATAATTTCCAAGATCAGATGAAAAGGGAGCTATCCTACAGAGAGGAGATGGTGCAACAGCTGCATATCGTCAGAG AAGCTCACGACGCATTACATCATTTCTCCTGCAAGATGTTAACTCCACGTCACTGCGCGGGTACATGTTCCTTCAAATCACCCCTGTTGCCCCCGTGA
- the skor1b gene encoding SKI family transcriptional corepressor 1 homolog-B isoform X2, whose protein sequence is MESIPAGRDSSSSPSSKQELSYPSSNHLKPNQVSETVLYGIPIVSLVIDGQERLCLAQISNTLLKNYSYNEIHNRRVALGITCVQCTPVQLEILRRAGAMPISSRRCGMITKREAERLCKSFLGAHSPPKLPENFAFDVSHECAWGSRGSFIPARYNSSRAKCIKCSYCNMYFSPNKFIFHSHRTPESKYTQPDAANFNSWRRHLKLTDKNSADEVAHAWEDVKAMFNGGSRKRTLPMSGPEPGSSLKSHGPRLSSSSPEIPPKILRSDDTRGGMNITTARSYPVIPVPSKGFGMLQKIPPPIFPHPYGFPAFGLCQKKEDSLLGEQAKHNLSGVLWPGTKESAYHPFPMFWPTAGSLPLPPYHQSPHKPPSELVCPPRPSDMDLSEHSDRSTNTSKDSLIDSERCSSTQSARNDEDKSGDEARTMDGMTLVPRKINYVSAFRPVIKDPESIAKLYGTRGGYNSSRKGYLSPDFLSESSSYRSASPCVDSDGEPDVDVETNNKSPEDEDSRGASSLCLRALPGQSLAHGLAHGLAHGLLTSDAEPKAAPRGDTQRMSGHVAQSSEKDVQSKPLPENHVATSYAEVYTPEREEVGLQGNSPYHFRPASYQRGLLTSNDEGSSKEEPSSTVEEVESKSFSEPTSEESDEGKEATARAPSAQKDQETQAKEELQKQLMEQVELRKKLEREFQHLKDNFQDQMKRELSYREEMVQQLHIVRAHDALHHFSCKMLTPRHCAGTCSFKSPLLPP, encoded by the exons ATGGAGTCAATACCTGCGGGAAGAGACTCCAGCTCCTCGCCCTCATCCAAACAGGAGCTGTCCTACCCTAGCTCCAACCACCTCAAGCCCAACCAGGTCAGCGAGACGGTGCTGTACGGAATACCCATCGTGTCGCTGGTGATCGACGGCCAGGAGAGACTGTGTCTGGCGCAGATCTCCAACACGCTGTTGAAAAACTACAGCTACAACGAGATCCACAACCGCCGCGTGGCCCTGGGCATCACCTGCGTGCAGTGCACCCCGGTCCAGCTGGAGATCCTGCGGCGCGCTGGGGCCATGCCCATCTCCTCCCGGCGCTGCGGGATGATCACCAAGCGCGAGGCCGAGAGACTCTGCAAGTCCTTTTTAGGGGCTCACTCGCCCCCCAAACTACCCGAGAATTTTGCGTTCGACGTGTCCCACGAGTGCGCGTGGGGCAGCCGGGGAAGCTTCATCCCGGCGAGGTACAACAGCTCCAGAGCCAAGTGCATCAAGTGTTCGTATTGCAATATGTATTTCTCCCCAAACAAATTCATTTTCCATTCGCACCGCACGCCCGAGTCAAAGTACACGCAACCCGACGCGGCCAACTTCAACTCCTGGAGGCGACACCTCAAATTAACCGACAAGAATTCCGCAGACGAGGTTGCCCATGCGTGGGAAGACGTTAAGGCCATGTTTAACGGGGGCAGCCGCAAAAGAACCCTGCCCATGTCTGGCCCAGAACCCGGTTCGTCGCTAAAATCCCACGGACCGCGTCTTTCTTCGAGCTCACCCGAGATCCCTCCAAAGATCCTACGCTCCGATGACACCCGGGGCGGCATGAACATAACCACCGCGCGCAGCTACCCCGTGATCCCGGTGCCCAGTAAGGGCTTCGGGATGCTTCAGAAGATCCCGCCACCCATCTTCCCACACCCGTATGGATTCCCAGCCTTCGGCCTGTGTCAAAAGAAAGAGGACAGCCTACTGGGAGAGCAGGCCAAGCACAACCTATCAGGCGTCCTTTGGCCCGGCACCAAGGAGAGCGCCTACCATCCCTTCCCCATGTTCTGGCCCACCGCGGGGAGCCTCCCCTTGCCGCCTTACCACCAGTCACCACACAAACCGCCCTCAGAACTTGTGTGCCCCCCTAGACCCAGTGACATGGACTTATCCGAGCACAGTGACCGAAGCACCAACACGTCGAAGGACAGCCTGATCGACAGCGAGCGGTGCTCCAGCACGCAGTCCGCGCGTAACGACGAGGACAAGTCCGGAGACGAGGCGCGCACCATGGACGGGATGACCCTGGTGCCGAGGAAGATCAACTATGTCTCTGCGTTCAGACCCGTCATCAAAGACCCTGAAAGCATTGCGAAACTCTACGGAACGAGGGGAGGCTATAACAGTTCGCGTAAGGGATACCTGTCGCCAGATTTTCTTAGCGAGAGCTCCAGCTACCGGTCCGCGTCTCCCTGCGTCGACAGCGACGGCGAGCCAGACGTGGACGTCGAGACGAATAATAAGTCACCGGAGGACGAAGACTCGCGGGGGGCGTCCTCCCTGTGTCTGCGCGCCCTGCCCGGCCAGAGCCTGGCGCACGGCCTGGCGCACGGCCTGGCGCACGGCCTCCTGACGAGCGACGCGGAGCCCAAAGCGGCCCCCCGCGGGGACACCCAGAGGATGAGTGGACACGTAGCGCAGTCGTCGGAGAAAGATGTCCAGAGCAAACCGTTACCAGAGAACCACGTAGCCACATCTTACGCCGAG GTTTATACtccggagagggaggaggtaggCCTACAAGGAAACAGCCCGTATCACTTCAGACCTGCCAGCTATCAGAGAGGACTTCTCACATCAAACG ACGAAGGCTCCAGTAAAGAAGAGCCATCTTCCACCGTGGAGGAGGTGGAATCCAAGTCCTTCAGTGAACCAACCAGCGAGGAATCAGACGAGG GGAAAGAGGCCACCGCCAGGGCTCCCTCCGCACAGAAGGACCAGGAAACACAGGCAAAAG AAGAACTTCAGAAACAACTTATGGAGCAAGTTGAGCTGAGGAAGAAGCTTGAGCGGGAGTTTCAACATCTTAAAG ATAATTTCCAAGATCAGATGAAAAGGGAGCTATCCTACAGAGAGGAGATGGTGCAACAGCTGCATATCGTCAGAG CTCACGACGCATTACATCATTTCTCCTGCAAGATGTTAACTCCACGTCACTGCGCGGGTACATGTTCCTTCAAATCACCCCTGTTGCCCCCGTGA